A single Salmo trutta chromosome 14, fSalTru1.1, whole genome shotgun sequence DNA region contains:
- the LOC115207623 gene encoding protein transport protein Sec61 subunit alpha: protein MGIKFLEVIKPFCAVLPEIQKPERKIQFREKVLWTAITLFIFLVCCQIPLFGIMSSDSADPFYWMRVILASNRGTLMELGISPIVTSGLIMQLLAGAKIIEVGDTPKDRALFNGAQKLFGMIITIGQSIVYVMTGMYGDPSEMGAGICLLIIIQLFVAGLIVLLLDELLQKGYGLGSGISLFIATNICETIVWKAFSPTTVNTGRGTEFEGAIIALFHLLATRTDKVRALREAFYRQNLPNLLNLIATVFVFAVVIYFQGFRVDLPIKSARYRGQYNTYPIKLFYTSNIPIILQSALVSNLYVISQMLSTRFSGNFLVNLLGTWSDTSTGGPARAYPVGGLCYFLSPPESFGSVLDDPIHAAIYIVFMLGSCAFFSKTWIEVSGSSAKDVAKQLKEQQMVMRGHRETSMVHELNRYIPTAAAFGGLCIGGLSVMADFLGAIGSGTGILLAVTIIYQYFEIFVKEQSEMGSMGALLF, encoded by the exons ATGGGCA TCAAATTTTTGGAAGTCATAAAGCCGTTTTGTGCGGTCTTACCTGAGATTCAGAAACCAGAGAGAAAG ATTCAGTTCAGAGAAAAAGTACTATGGACTGCCATCACTCTTTTCATCTTCCTGGTGTGCTGCCAG ATTCCGCTCTTCGGCATCATGTCCTCAGACTCCGCAGATCCCTTCTACTGGATGAGAGTAATCCTGGCCTCCAACAGAG GTACTCTGATGGAGCTGGGTATCTCACCCATCGTTACCTCCGGTCTCATCATGCAGCTGCTGGCTGGAGCAAAGATCATTGAGGTTGGAGACACCCCCAAGGACAGAGCACTCTTCAATGGAGCACAGAAAC TGTTTGGAATGATCATCACCATTGGACAGTCCATCGTGTATGTGATGACGGGCATGTACGGAGACCCCTCAGAGATGGGTGCTGGGATCTGCCTGCTCATCATCattcag CTTTTTGTGGCAGGTCTGATTGTGCTGCTGCTGGATGAGCTGCTGCAGAAGGGCTATGGGCTGGGCTCTGGTATCTCCCTGTTCATCGCCACTAACATTTGTGAGACCATCGTCTGGAAGGCTTTCAGCCCCACCACTGTCAACACTGGCAGAG GAACGGAGTTTGAAGGTGCCATCATTGCCCTGTTCCACCTGTTGGCCACTCGCACAGATAAGGTGCGTGCCCTGAGAGAGGCATTTTACCGCCAGAACCTGCCTAACCTCTTGAACCTCATCGCCACTGTCTTCGTCTTTGCTGTCGTGATATACTTCCAG GGCTTCAGGGTGGACCTGCCCATCAAATCTGCCCGTTACCGTGGCCAGTACAACACCTATCCCATCAAGCTCTTCTACACCTCAAACATTCCCATCATCCTCCAGTCTGCCCTCGTGTCCAACCTGTACGTCATCTCTCAGATGCTCTCCACGCGATTCAGCGGCAACTTCCTGGTTAACCtgttgggaacctggtct GATACTTCCACTGGAGGACCAGCTCGTGCCTACCCGGTTGGAGGTCTCTGCTACTTCCTCTCTCCCCCGGAGTCCTTTGGTTCTGTTCTGGATGACCCCATCCATGCTGCCATCTACATCGTCTTCATGCTTGGCTCCTGTGCCTTTTTCTCCAAGACATGGATCGAGGTTTCAGGATCCTCTGCCAAAGAT GTGGCTAAGCAGCTGAAGGAACAGCAGATGGTGATgaggggacacagagagaccTCCATGGTGCATGAGCTCAACAG GTACATCCCCACGGCTGCAGCCTTCGGTGGCCTATGCATAGGTGGGCTGTCTGTCATGGCTGACTTCCTGGGTGCCATCGGTTCGGGTACTGGAATCCTATTGGCCGTCACCATCATCTACCAGTACTTTGAGATCTTCGTCAAGGAGCAGAGTGAAATGGGCAGCATGGGCGCGCTGTTATTCTAG